In the genome of Desulfonatronum thiosulfatophilum, the window AAGAGAGTTCTTGTTCCGCTTAACAGGTGATGAAAAAACAAAAAACTGCAGGTCGTTCAAAAACCCCGATGGCAAGGCGCAAAAAGTTTAAATCCGAAGCGTATTTTGTCACATGTGAGGGTTTAAACTCTTTACAGCGACGCAGCTAGCGGGGATTTTCAACAGCCTGCTAAGGGGCGCAAGCAACCGAAGCTTCATTGTTTCTGTGGATGTTTGTTGTGTGAAAAAGCGCGGTTTCTTCCAGATCATTCGATGAAGGCATCCGAAACGGCATGGAATGTTTCTTGAGTAGTTCATAGAACCTGGCTCTGGAGAGGCCGGAGAGATTCAGGGCGGAGTTCAGGTCGGCGCCCGAACGCTGCAGGAGCTCCTCGAGGTATTTCTTCTCCATGGCACTGATGGTCACTTCACGAAGTTCCCGCAGAGTGGGGAAGGACGTGCTTGAAGAAAAAGTTTGTCTAAAGGGTTTTTCCACGGAAGTACGCAGCACCTCGGCGGTATCAAAATCGCATGGCAGGTTGTTGTCCACCAGAAAATCGTCGTCATCAGGACAAAATCTTTGAAAATTGAGCTGGTTCGGGCTGTCGATCATTGACGGTTCCCGGTTCAAGCTCGCCTGTTTGGCCTTGATTCGCAGATTGATTGGCAAATGTTGCGGGTAGAGAATTGGTTCGTCCTTTGATCCGACCAGAACGTTTTCCAGAGTATTCAGTAATTCCCGGACGTTGCCGGGCCAATCATAGCTCAGCAGGGCTTCCGTGAACTCCGGCGACATGCCCTTGGTCGGCATCCTGTAATGTTCACATATCTTGTTCATGTGATGCATGGCGATTTCCTTGATGTCTTCCTTCCGCTCCCGCAGGGCGGGCAGTTCGACATGCATTGCCTTCAATCGAAAGTGGAGATCTTGCCGAAATTCTCCGTTCTCGGACATGGCTTCCAGATCCTGGTTTGTGGCGCAAACCAGACGAAAATCACTTTTGATTTCCCGATTGTCGCCTACCTTCCTGAAGCAATGCTCCTGCAGCACGCGCAAAAATTTCTTCTGTACCGCGATTGGAAGCTCCCCCACTTCGTCCAGAAACAATGTGCCCCCGTTTGCACGCATAATCAGGCCGTCCCGGTTGGAGACCGCGCCGGAAAAGGCTCCCTTGATGGACCCGAACAATTCTGACTCCACAAGATTTTCAGGCAGGGAAGCGCAGTCGACGGTGACGAATCGCGCCCCGGCCCTGTCGCTGTTGTCATGGATGGCCCGGGCAAACAGCTCTTTGCCTGTCCCTGTTTCCCCAGTGATGAGCACGGACAGCTCACTGTCCGCGGCATGGGCCACCTGGTCCAGGCATGCTTTGATTCTGGCGCTGTTGCCGATGATCCCGTTGACTTTCAGGGCCTTCAAAGCCGAGGAAGCCTTGCGCTTTTCCCGGTACTGCAGCGCTCGGATCAATGGAAAAACCATCGATTTCAAGGAAGATGGTTTTTGGATATAGTCCCAGGCCCCGCTGCGGATCGCGAGTTCCGCGCCATCCGGGTCCGAGTCTCCGGTGATGATGATTACTTCGGGAGGCATGACGCCCTTGTTGATCATGGGCAGGGCATCAAGACCGTTGCCGTCGGGCAGGCGCACATCCAGAAAGACGACGTCAAAATCAGTACAGGCGGCGATTTCAATTCCGTTGCTGATGGTGTGGGAGTATTGAACCTCATGTCCTAGCCGCTCAATCTTTTTGGAGAGTACGCTGCAAATGATCTGATCGTCATCAATGATTAACACGCGAGCCATATCAACCCCATGGATGTTTTTG includes:
- a CDS encoding sigma-54-dependent transcriptional regulator, which translates into the protein MARVLIIDDDQIICSVLSKKIERLGHEVQYSHTISNGIEIAACTDFDVVFLDVRLPDGNGLDALPMINKGVMPPEVIIITGDSDPDGAELAIRSGAWDYIQKPSSLKSMVFPLIRALQYREKRKASSALKALKVNGIIGNSARIKACLDQVAHAADSELSVLITGETGTGKELFARAIHDNSDRAGARFVTVDCASLPENLVESELFGSIKGAFSGAVSNRDGLIMRANGGTLFLDEVGELPIAVQKKFLRVLQEHCFRKVGDNREIKSDFRLVCATNQDLEAMSENGEFRQDLHFRLKAMHVELPALRERKEDIKEIAMHHMNKICEHYRMPTKGMSPEFTEALLSYDWPGNVRELLNTLENVLVGSKDEPILYPQHLPINLRIKAKQASLNREPSMIDSPNQLNFQRFCPDDDDFLVDNNLPCDFDTAEVLRTSVEKPFRQTFSSSTSFPTLRELREVTISAMEKKYLEELLQRSGADLNSALNLSGLSRARFYELLKKHSMPFRMPSSNDLEETALFHTTNIHRNNEASVACAP